A single region of the Candidatus Dadabacteria bacterium genome encodes:
- a CDS encoding VWA domain-containing protein yields MPDSEFDQDFSQEPKGEIPDEKADKETENPLAEAQKTFFDALRDLKQNLDNNQSEMAPPEGQDVPSDPTGNPQDSGNTEREDKSARAYMSSKSTKAGEDDETVIPGRGNSETAENIKRIMRVLEGNFQKSMAKKTSHPGGSPRRWKRMSSFDEVEDIDPVEAFIWSQHTSPKLPRVHLREKETLGGEIAILRDVSTSMMGVYSEWSSSVVKGVIELARRKRMRIGYLEFNHRSRKHTKNSRFFTRDYRWIESLAEKTDCSGNTNYEEALGDALKEFRGRGLRNKHILFITDGIPTSGDPNVEAQRVRAKSIGVCIHSIFIGSKNYPPILEILSKETVGTQFMASKGRDDIIRIERKDRAYLQAEQEKIARSQHDGFAKAFRGEL; encoded by the coding sequence ATGCCTGATTCGGAGTTCGACCAGGATTTCTCTCAGGAACCCAAAGGAGAAATTCCTGATGAGAAAGCGGACAAGGAGACCGAGAATCCGCTTGCCGAGGCCCAGAAAACCTTCTTTGACGCGCTGCGGGACCTGAAGCAGAACCTTGACAACAACCAGAGCGAAATGGCTCCCCCCGAAGGTCAGGACGTGCCAAGCGATCCCACGGGGAATCCGCAGGACAGCGGAAACACGGAAAGAGAAGACAAATCCGCGCGCGCCTACATGAGCAGCAAATCCACCAAGGCAGGAGAGGATGATGAAACGGTCATCCCGGGAAGGGGGAATTCGGAAACTGCCGAGAACATAAAACGCATCATGAGAGTGCTTGAGGGCAATTTCCAAAAAAGCATGGCCAAGAAAACCTCCCACCCTGGAGGCTCTCCCAGAAGATGGAAGCGCATGTCCTCTTTTGACGAGGTCGAGGATATAGATCCCGTAGAGGCGTTCATATGGTCACAGCACACCTCCCCCAAGTTGCCGCGGGTTCACCTTCGCGAAAAAGAGACGCTCGGAGGAGAAATAGCTATTCTCAGGGACGTAAGCACCTCGATGATGGGAGTATACAGCGAGTGGTCTTCATCCGTTGTGAAGGGAGTAATAGAGCTTGCGAGAAGAAAGAGGATGAGAATCGGCTATCTGGAATTTAACCACCGCTCAAGAAAACACACAAAAAACTCACGCTTCTTCACCAGGGATTACAGGTGGATAGAAAGTCTGGCGGAGAAAACGGACTGCTCGGGCAACACCAACTACGAGGAAGCTCTGGGAGACGCACTTAAGGAGTTCCGAGGCAGGGGGCTTAGAAACAAGCACATACTCTTTATAACCGACGGGATTCCAACTTCCGGCGATCCCAATGTAGAAGCGCAGAGGGTGCGCGCAAAGAGCATAGGCGTCTGCATACACTCCATATTCATCGGATCGAAGAACTACCCGCCAATACTTGAAATACTCTCAAAAGAAACGGTCGGAACACAGTTCATGGCGTCCAAGGGCCGGGACGACATAATACGTATAGAAAGAAAGGACCGAGCTTATCTGCAGGCGGAGCAAGAAAAGATTGCCAGATCGCAGCATGACGGCTTCGCAAAAGCGTTCAGGGGAGAACTCTAG